From the genome of Blautia pseudococcoides, one region includes:
- a CDS encoding class I fructose-bisphosphate aldolase, which translates to MAMLGKEVRMSRLVNPKSNKMMAITVDHATSRGIAPLTGLHHVQDTIDKIILGRPDAMTLTKGIAEHCMWNHAGEVAMLMKISNYSPVAPTKDTIFGTVDEAIRMGADAVSMGCMTLGDFQGEQFEAIGRVSEECMRKGMPLIGHVYPKGESVKPEDRTAWENIAYCVRSACELGMDIIKTTYTGDPDSMAKVVATVPSSFRIVIQGGDACKTLDDYLQMTREAMDCGVGGVTMGRFVWDYKDVTALVIALRYIIHEGYSVKEAKELLAQLEHDKNYSEF; encoded by the coding sequence AGTAAGAATGAGCAGACTGGTAAACCCCAAAAGCAATAAAATGATGGCAATTACAGTGGACCATGCCACATCAAGAGGGATTGCGCCTCTGACAGGTCTGCATCACGTGCAGGATACCATTGATAAAATAATACTGGGAAGACCAGATGCCATGACTCTCACAAAGGGCATTGCGGAGCACTGCATGTGGAACCACGCAGGGGAAGTGGCAATGCTCATGAAGATATCCAACTATTCTCCCGTAGCACCTACTAAAGACACCATCTTCGGTACTGTGGACGAAGCGATCCGTATGGGAGCTGACGCGGTATCCATGGGATGCATGACACTGGGAGATTTCCAGGGAGAGCAGTTTGAAGCCATCGGCAGGGTTTCCGAGGAATGTATGAGAAAAGGAATGCCTCTGATCGGACATGTATATCCAAAAGGAGAGAGTGTGAAGCCGGAAGACAGAACTGCCTGGGAAAACATTGCGTACTGTGTGAGAAGCGCATGTGAGCTGGGTATGGATATCATTAAGACAACCTATACAGGGGACCCGGACAGCATGGCAAAAGTAGTGGCTACCGTGCCTTCTTCCTTCCGTATCGTGATCCAGGGCGGAGATGCCTGCAAGACACTGGATGACTATCTGCAGATGACAAGAGAAGCTATGGACTGCGGTGTTGGCGGTGTGACAATGGGAAGATTTGTCTGGGATTACAAAGATGTGACAGCTCTTGTTATCGCGCTGCGTTATATCATCCATGAAGGTTACAGTGTGAAAGAGGCAAAAGAGCTTCTGGCCCAGCTTGAACATGACAAAAACTACAGTGAATTCTAA